The following nucleotide sequence is from Chrysiogenia bacterium.
ATCTTCGACTTGAAGCCCGACGACATCTTCTGGTGCACCGCCGACATCGGCTGGATCACCGGACACAGCTACGTGGTCTACGGTGCGCTGGCCAACGGCGTGACGACCGTGATGTATGAGGGCGCGCCCGACTATCCCGACAAGGACCGCTTCTGGAACATCATCCAGAAGCTTCGCCCGACGATTTTCTACACCGCGCCCACGGCCATTCGCGCCTTCATCAAGTGGGGCGATGAATACGTGCGCGGCCGCGATCTCTCGAGCCTGCGCCTGCTGGGAACGGTGGGCGAGCCCATCAATCCCGAGGCCTGGATCTGGTACCATCGCAAGATCGGAAGCGGCGCGTGTCCCATCGTCGATACCTGGTGGCAGACCGAGACCGGCGGCATCATGATCTCGCCCATGCCCGGCGCCATTCCCACAAAGCCGGGCTCGTGCACCAAGCCCTTCTTCGGCGTCGACGCCGACATCTTCGACGAGCAGGGCAACCCCTGCGCGCCCGGAGAGGGCGGCTACCTGGTCATCAAGAAGCCCTGGCCGGGCATGATGCTGGGCGTGTGGGGCGACGAGCAGCGCTACAAGGACACCT
It contains:
- a CDS encoding AMP-binding protein, whose translation is IFDLKPDDIFWCTADIGWITGHSYVVYGALANGVTTVMYEGAPDYPDKDRFWNIIQKLRPTIFYTAPTAIRAFIKWGDEYVRGRDLSSLRLLGTVGEPINPEAWIWYHRKIGSGACPIVDTWWQTETGGIMISPMPGAIPTKPGSCTKPFFGVDADIFDEQGNPCAPGEGGYLVIKKPWPGMMLGVWGDEQRYKDTYWSKFGPEIYFPGDGAYKDKDGYFWVVGRIDDVVNISGHRLGTAEVESALVSHPKVAEAAVVGKPHELKGQCIEAFVSLTAGTEPSHELADELKAHVAKEIGALARPEAIRFTQALPKTRSGKIMRRLLRDIAAGKETQGDTTTLEDAGVLASIRATDED